A DNA window from Acinetobacter sp. 10FS3-1 contains the following coding sequences:
- a CDS encoding tetratricopeptide repeat protein produces MWFLLVLILGIAALAFWMWKRPDPVQRDQAKAVQHDLWIEQMDAQLKHAARLAADPDHPDHERAYQIYQSLAQQQEWPQAYVGMALMHLKAQGREQNSEKAISLFEKAFSLGSEEAAYHLGQMYDGHPQHVNDPEKALYWYRHAVARGHLDAQYRMSALTETDHGAAEQQRLQLLLQHARQGHANSQYQLAQHYLAEGAQQDLSLGMHYLFLAAQQDHLMANQQIADAYARGKILPQDHKQALYFIKRCIHLGDQSGLYDYYAGVLLGWIDTDQRQRVFQHLLQQSREHTDAQAKTLIGLAYFHGWYVDKNQTMAFRYWSEAAQSQHPQALNLIAALYFESYLVAHEPEKAFLLYQSAAAMKPDDNFNQMGQALCYLNGVGVAKDTAKATRMIQAVAQQEQLKAESEASLVYMVGRFYSQPEYPLPTREKAVQYLNQAVAQGSAEAAWFLYQAYAGLHPVFELHDELAKRYLHQAAQLGHVQAQAELGLMYLQGKMVEQDLATGLKYLQQAASQHNALALNALGEAMEQGVGVTPDLDQAMAYYRQAAAQVNADAYGHLGRLYTKGVGVERDIATAREWLEKASLLGHQSSSELLKHINAYLHVG; encoded by the coding sequence CAACGTGATCAGGCCAAGGCTGTGCAGCATGATTTATGGATTGAGCAGATGGACGCCCAGCTCAAGCATGCGGCACGTTTAGCTGCTGATCCTGATCATCCGGACCATGAACGTGCCTATCAGATTTATCAGAGCCTGGCACAGCAGCAGGAATGGCCGCAGGCCTATGTCGGTATGGCCTTGATGCATTTAAAGGCGCAGGGGCGTGAGCAGAATTCAGAAAAAGCCATCAGCTTGTTTGAAAAAGCTTTCAGTTTGGGAAGTGAAGAAGCTGCCTATCATTTGGGCCAGATGTACGATGGTCATCCTCAGCATGTGAATGATCCTGAAAAAGCCTTGTACTGGTATCGGCATGCGGTGGCTCGTGGTCATCTGGATGCCCAGTATCGTATGAGCGCGCTGACTGAAACTGACCATGGTGCAGCAGAACAGCAGCGGCTGCAACTTTTGCTTCAACATGCCAGACAGGGCCATGCCAATTCACAGTATCAGCTGGCACAGCACTATCTGGCAGAGGGCGCTCAGCAGGACCTGAGTTTAGGCATGCATTACCTGTTTCTGGCCGCACAGCAGGATCATCTGATGGCTAATCAGCAGATTGCTGATGCGTATGCGCGCGGCAAAATTTTACCGCAGGACCACAAACAGGCGCTGTATTTTATTAAGCGCTGTATTCATTTAGGCGACCAGAGCGGGTTGTATGATTATTATGCTGGTGTTTTATTGGGCTGGATTGATACTGACCAGCGTCAACGGGTGTTTCAGCATCTGTTGCAGCAGTCCAGAGAACATACAGATGCCCAGGCTAAAACCTTAATCGGTCTGGCCTATTTTCATGGCTGGTATGTCGATAAAAATCAGACCATGGCTTTTCGTTACTGGTCTGAAGCAGCTCAGAGCCAGCATCCGCAGGCACTTAATCTGATTGCGGCACTATATTTTGAATCTTATCTAGTTGCCCATGAGCCGGAAAAAGCTTTCCTGCTTTATCAAAGTGCAGCAGCAATGAAGCCTGATGATAATTTTAACCAGATGGGGCAGGCACTCTGCTATTTAAACGGAGTCGGTGTTGCCAAAGATACCGCCAAAGCCACCCGGATGATTCAAGCAGTTGCCCAGCAGGAGCAGCTCAAGGCTGAATCAGAAGCGAGTTTGGTTTATATGGTCGGACGTTTTTATAGCCAGCCGGAATATCCGCTTCCGACACGAGAAAAGGCCGTGCAATATCTGAATCAGGCAGTTGCCCAAGGTTCTGCGGAAGCAGCCTGGTTTCTGTATCAGGCTTATGCGGGGCTTCATCCGGTCTTTGAGCTCCATGACGAATTGGCCAAACGTTATCTCCATCAGGCCGCTCAGCTGGGTCATGTACAAGCTCAGGCAGAATTGGGCTTGATGTATCTGCAAGGCAAGATGGTAGAGCAAGATCTGGCCACAGGACTGAAGTATCTTCAGCAGGCTGCCAGCCAGCACAATGCCTTGGCGTTAAATGCGCTGGGAGAGGCGATGGAGCAGGGAGTAGGCGTCACCCCGGATTTGGATCAGGCTATGGCTTATTATCGTCAGGCCGCGGCGCAGGTAAATGCAGATGCTTATGGTCATCTGGGACGTTTATATACCAAAGGAGTTGGTGTGGAACGTGATATTGCCACGGCACGCGAATGGCTGGAAAAAGCCAGCCTGTTGGGACATCAGTCCTCAAGTGAGCTGCTCAAGCATATTAATGCTTATCTGCATGTCGGCTAA